One part of the Oenanthe melanoleuca isolate GR-GAL-2019-014 chromosome 26, OMel1.0, whole genome shotgun sequence genome encodes these proteins:
- the BCL2L14 gene encoding apoptosis facilitator Bcl-2-like protein 14: MSKGAEIPMESNTWAAAEEMPELDVEAQPLGKILSLDRREAKKVLEIYVKRSLSCHENSLMARKTLLEKDRGRGRKVDGLTRSESDFLTYSRAKPSLRKELEERLGAPDLEEALGDDSKAPQEVPKEGLKAKRKSTKNSSKPAWLKGFLNLVLKKSPEEQKENRGEKAKEKDAKAAQGSKPEGTKKHRGDPGTSPALGRALKKKPSLKKVFSLKKHGEEERGEPGAAARSKRPSCLPLRHVLAPAQPEAEPDGFYTPVSGEIPQSESRGGRAGGRGEPPEPPGTDGVDEAIKRIVALLRSAGDELDRQVREDARLQLFFRDMSYSSFKSLADAYVQRELRASRAQASPQEIQFAYTVHLTATVAGICSQAVNRIMGFGSRYLDDSLAPYGKILQKREELRTDHCDSPD; this comes from the exons ATGTCCAAAGGAGCAGAAATACCCATGGAAAg caacacctgggctgcagctgaggagaTGCCTGAGTTGGATGTGGAGGCACAGCCCTTGGGCAAGATCCTCTCTCTGGACAGGAGAGAGGCCAAGAAAGTGCTGGAGATTTATGTCAAGCGCTCACTGAGCTGCCATGAAAACTCACTGATGGCCAGAAAAACCCTTCTGGAGAAAGACAGAGGGCGAGGGAGGAAAGTGGATGGGCTAACACGGTCAGAAAGTGATTTCCTCACGTACTCACGTGCCAAGCCCAGcctcaggaaggagctggaggagagacTCGGAGCACCAGACCTGGAGGAGGCTTTGGGTGATGACAGCAAAGCTCCCCAGGAAGTGCCTAAAGAGGGGCTGAAGGCCAagaggaaaagcacaaaaaactCTTCCAAACCAGCCTGGCTGAAAGGTTTCTTAAACCTCGTCCTCAAGAagagccctgaggagcagaaggaaaacagaggtgaaaaagcaaaggagaaagatgccaaagctgctcagggctccaaACCAGAAGGAACCAAAAAACACAGAGGAGACCCGGGCACGTCCCCAGcgctgggcagagccctgaaGAAGAAGCCGAGCCTCAAGAAGGTTTTCTCGCTGAAGAAGCACGGGGAGGAGGAGCGGGGCGAGCCGGGAGCCGCGGCCAGGAGCAAACGCCCGAGCTGCCTTCCCCTGCGGCACGTCCTGGCCCCGGCACAGCcag AGGCGGAGCCCGATGGGTTCTACACGCCCGTGTCCGGGGAGATCCCGCAGAGCGAGAGCCGGGGGGGCCGAGCAGGAGGACGCGgggagccccccgagccccccggcACCGACGGGGTCG ATGAAGCCATCAAGAGAATCGTTGCCCTGCTCCGGAGTGCAGGAGATGAGCTGGACAGGCag GTGAGGGAGGACGCCCGGCTGCAGCTCTTCTTCAGGGACATGTCCTACAGCTCCTTCAAGAGCCTGGCTGACGCCTACgtgcagagggagctgagggccagcagggcccagGCCAGCCCCCAGGAGATCCAGTTTGCCTACACAGTGCACCTGACAGCCACGGTGGCAGGGATCTGCAGCCAGGCAGTCAACAGGATCATGGGCTTTGGCTCCCGCTACCTGGACGATTCCTTGGCACCCTACGGCAAAAtcctgcag aagagagaagagCTGAGGACAGACCACTGTGACAGCCCAGactga